The Acidobacteriota bacterium DNA window GGAGAATTTCCAGGTTACCGGCTCGTTCAAGGTACGGGGATCGATGAATAAGATCCTCTCCCTGACCCCGGAGCAGCGCGCCGCCGGGGTGGTGACGGCGTCTTCCGGCAACCACGGCGCCGGCGTCGCCTATTCGGTGCAGCGTCACGGTGGCCGGGCGGTGATCTTCGTGCCGGAGGGGGCTTCGCGCTCCAAGATGGAGGCCATCCGCGGCCTCGGGGCGGAGGTGCGGGTGCACGGTCACGACAGCGTCATCACCGAGACCTATGCCCGGGAGTGGGCCCAGGAGGCCGGCGGCGTCTACGTTTCCCCCTACAACGACCCCCTGGTGGTGGCGGGCCAGGGCACCGTGGGGCTGGAGCTGGCCCAGCAGCTGCCGGATCTGGACTCGGTGATCATTGCCCTGGGGGGCGGTGGCCTGACCTCCGGCATCGCCGGCTACCTCAAGGCGCTGCGGCCGGAGATCGACGTCGTCGCCGCCTCGCCGGCCAACGCGCCGGTGATGCACGAGTCGGTGCACGCCGGCCGCATCTTGCCGGTGGAATCGTTGCCCACCCTCTCCGACGGCACCGCCGGCGGCGTGGAGGAGGGCTCCATCACCTTTCCCCTCTGCCAAGATCACGTGGATCACTTCGTTCTCGCCACGGAGGAAGAAATCCGCGGTGCCATGCGTTGGATCATCGGCAAGCACCATATGTTGGTGGAGGGGGCTGCGGGGGTGGCGGTGGCGGCGTTGCTCAAGGAGCCCCAGCGCTATGCCGGGCGCAAGGTGGTGGTGCTGCTTTGCGGCGCCAATGTGGGGATGGAGACGCTGGCAGAGGTGGTGAGCTGAGAGGAGCCGGCGGTCGGCAGGTGCTCCCGGGGGCGCTCCCCGCGGGCTTGGTTGGTGGAGACGTATGCCTTGGCCGAACCGAGGGCGGTGATTCCAGGGGCTAACAGGAGGAAAGCTGGATGCGCGTGGTGACGCTGGAAGAAATCGAGAAAGTGCTGCCGCAGCTGGACCTGATCCCGCTGATGGAGGAGGGCTTCACCGCCTACACCCGCGGTGAGGCGGTGGTGCCGCCGGTGGGGGAGATGATCTTCGACGATCCCCCGGGAGACGTGCACATCAAGTACGGGTATTTGCGCGGCGGCGAGCATTATGTGGTCAAAATCGCTTCC harbors:
- a CDS encoding threonine/serine dehydratase, whose translation is MAEASSVTEEASPPLEGLELQRQVQAAYARIGEHVRRTPLQASPSLSQVSEGEVFLKLENFQVTGSFKVRGSMNKILSLTPEQRAAGVVTASSGNHGAGVAYSVQRHGGRAVIFVPEGASRSKMEAIRGLGAEVRVHGHDSVITETYAREWAQEAGGVYVSPYNDPLVVAGQGTVGLELAQQLPDLDSVIIALGGGGLTSGIAGYLKALRPEIDVVAASPANAPVMHESVHAGRILPVESLPTLSDGTAGGVEEGSITFPLCQDHVDHFVLATEEEIRGAMRWIIGKHHMLVEGAAGVAVAALLKEPQRYAGRKVVVLLCGANVGMETLAEVVS